In Rattus rattus isolate New Zealand chromosome 9, Rrattus_CSIRO_v1, whole genome shotgun sequence, a genomic segment contains:
- the LOC116909638 gene encoding olfactory receptor 2T29-like: protein MDFNTWMNNYTGQSDFTLVGFLSQSKHPALLAVVIFVVFLMALSGNAFLILLILSDTHLHTPMYLFISQLSLMDLMCISVTVPKMLMDQMLENYRISAAACGMQMFLYLTLAGSEFLLLAAMSYDRYVAICHPLRYHVLMNHRVCILLLYSCWLLGSLDGFIFTPVTMTFPFCGSREIYHFYCDVLAVTKLSCSDTWLYETFMYVCCVIMLLIPVTVISGSYSSILLTVLRMNSTEGRKKALATCSSHMTVVIIFYGTAIYNYMLPASLHTPEKDMVVSVFYTILTPLLNPLIYSFRNKNITEAMRKWFGVSTFFQQIVK from the coding sequence ATGGACTTCAACACCTGGATGAACAACTACACTGGACAATCAGATTTCACCCTGGTTGGATTCTTAAGTCAATCCAAACACCCAGCCCTGCTTGCTGTTGTCATATTTGTGGTTTTCCTGATGGCCTTGTCTGGGAACGCCTTCCTGATCCTGCTGATACTCTCTGACacccacctccacacacccatgtacttgtTTATCAGCCAGCTGTCCCTCATGGACTTGATGTGCATTTCTGTCACTGTACCCAAGATGCTCATGGACCAGATGCTGGAGAACTACAGGATCTCAGCTGCTGCCTGTGGGATGCAGATGTTCCTCTACCTGACACTAGCAGGTTCAGAATTCTTGCTTCTAGCTGCCATGTcttatgatcgctatgtggccatctgccatCCACTCCGGTATCATGTCCTCATGAACCACAGGGTGTGTATCCTCCTGTTATATTCCTGTTGGCTCCTGGGATCCTTAGATGGCTTCATATTCACCCCTGTCACCATGACATTCCCATTCTGTGGGTCGCGGGAGATCTATCATTTCTACTGTGATGTTCTGGCTGTGACAAAGCTCTCCTGCTCAGACACCTGGCTCTATGAgaccttcatgtatgtatgctgtgtgaTCATGCTTCTCATCCCTGTGACAGTCATTTCAGGATCCTACTCATCCATCCTCCTCACTGTTCTCAGGATGAACTCAacagagggcaggaagaaggcTCTTGCAACCTGCTCCTCCCACATGACTGTGGTCATCATCTTCTATGGCACTGCTATCTATAACTACatgctccctgcctccctccataCCCCTGAGAAGGACATGGTGGTGTCTGTGTTTTATACCATACTCACACCTCTGTTGAACCCACTAATATATAGTTTTAGGAATAAGAATATCACTGAGGCTATGAGGAAATGGTTTGGTGTGAGCACCTTCTTCCAACAAATTGTAAAGTAA
- the LOC116909605 gene encoding olfactory receptor 2T4-like, producing the protein MNINTWMNNFTGQSGFTLVGFLSQSKHPALLAVVIFVVFLMALSGNTLLILLILSDTHLHTPMYFFISQLSLMDIMYISVTVPKMLIDQVLGNHEISAAACGMQMFLYLTLAGSEYLILAAMSYDRYVAICHPLRYHVLMNHRVCLLLISSCWLLGSLDGFMFTPVTMTFPFCGSREIYHFYCEVLAVTKLSCSDTWLYETFMYVCCVIMLLIPVTVISGSYSSILLTVLRMNSTEGRKKALATCSSHMTVVILFYGTAIYNYMLPASLHTPEKDMMVSVFYTILTPLLNPLIYSFRNKNVTEAMRKWLGLSPLF; encoded by the coding sequence ATGAACATCAACACCTGGATGAACAACTTCACTGGACAGTCAGGTTTCACCCTGGTGGGATTCTTAAGTCAATCCAAACACCCTGCCCTGCTTGCTGTGGTCATATTTGTGGTTTTCCTGATGGCCTTGTCTGGGAACACCCTTCTGATCCTGCTGATACTCTCTGACacccacctccacacacccatgtacttttttATCAGCCAGCTGTCTCTCATGGACATCATGTACATTTCTGTCACTGTGCCCAAGATGCTCATAGACCAGGTCCTGGGGAATCACGAGATCTCAGCTGCTGCCTGTGGGATGCAGATGTTCCTCTACCTGACATTAGCAGGTTCAGAATATTTGATTCTAGCTGCCATGtcttatgaccgctatgtggccatctgccatCCACTCCGGTATCATGTCCTCATGAACCACAGGGTGTGTCTTCTCCTGATATCTTCATGTTGGCTCTTAGGATCCTTAGATGGCTTCATGTTCACCCCTGTCACCATGACCTTCCCATTCTGTGGGTCGAGGGAGATCTATCACTTCTACTGTGAGGTTCTGGCTGTGACAAAGCTCTCCTGCTCAGACACCTGGCTCTATGAGaccttcatgtatgtgtgctgtgtgatcATGCTTCTCATCCCTGTGACAGTCATCTCAGGATCCTACTCATCCATCCTCCTCACTGTTCTCAGGATGAACTCAacagagggcaggaagaaggcTCTTGCAACCTGCTCCTCCCACATGACTGTGGTCATCCTCTTCTATGGCACTGCTATCTATAACTACatgctccctgcctccctccacacCCCTGAGAAGGACATGATGGTGTCTGTGTTTTACACCATACTCACACCTCTGTTGAACCCACTAATATATAGTTTTAGGAATAAGAATGTCACTGAAGCTATGAGAAAATGGTTGGGTTTGAGCCCCCTCTTCTAA